Proteins encoded by one window of Halobaculum halobium:
- a CDS encoding chemotaxis protein CheA, whose protein sequence is MSEAHIRAFVRESEEGITELNNSLLALESDPDDPEAMDAIFRTAHTLKGNAAAMGFGDFSGLAHAMEDLLDEVRDGDMAVSGDLMDRLFEAVDLLDAMLGEIDDSGGTSIDPAGVEEDLRTMAEEGVDALDGDGATDAAGAGANAETGDSTDGDADASGSADTPDGDDTDAVDPDFDPGLSSADDEGLYRARVDLGDADMPGIDAMFVLEAVEGGFGEMACDPDREAIEEGEFGGTFDLYVAADAGATVEAGIDAVSQVDAVDVATVEPAPGDGTVDATEAESDATGRSEPGDAGGAGEETDDGATDSADPDPDADGDGADGGSGDGSSGSAGGGGSSTSSSDNISSVRVDVEQLDDLYGLVEQLVTSRIKLRREMEEADIDSDNLDELDKISTNLQDTVMDMRLIPLSAVVDTFPRLVRDLARDQSKDVNFDIDGRDIELDRTILTEIRDPLVHILRNAVDHGIEPPEEREAAGKDPAGTIELRADRERDHVTIVVEDDGGGIEADALREKAVEKGVKSRAEVEAMSDADARELVFHPGFSTNDEVTDVSGRGVGMDVVRTTVKDLDGSVTLDSTPGEGTRFEIKLPVTVAIVRVMFIEVDGVEYGVPIKNIAEVSRADGVDVAHGDEVVRHDGDIYPVVRLREVLGTDTHAGTPGGAVADGGRDHGAESRDHDAGSHDRAAGDEDGMLLRIHEEKRPIALHCDDVLHQEEVVVKPLEGILSGIPGLSGTAVLGDGDVVSILDVETLGGRR, encoded by the coding sequence GTGAGCGAAGCGCACATCCGCGCGTTCGTCCGCGAGTCCGAGGAGGGGATCACCGAACTGAACAACTCCCTGCTCGCACTGGAATCGGACCCGGACGACCCCGAAGCGATGGACGCCATCTTCCGGACCGCCCACACCCTGAAGGGGAACGCAGCGGCCATGGGCTTCGGTGACTTTTCCGGGCTCGCACACGCGATGGAGGACCTTCTCGACGAGGTCCGCGACGGCGACATGGCGGTGTCGGGCGACCTGATGGACCGGCTGTTCGAGGCGGTCGACCTGCTCGACGCGATGCTCGGGGAGATCGACGACTCGGGCGGCACGAGCATCGACCCCGCCGGCGTGGAGGAGGACCTGCGGACGATGGCCGAGGAGGGCGTCGACGCGCTCGACGGTGACGGCGCGACTGACGCTGCCGGAGCAGGCGCGAATGCCGAGACCGGAGACTCGACCGACGGAGACGCCGACGCGAGCGGATCGGCCGACACCCCCGACGGCGACGACACCGACGCCGTCGATCCCGACTTCGACCCCGGCCTCTCCTCGGCGGACGACGAGGGCCTCTACCGCGCTCGCGTCGACCTCGGCGACGCCGACATGCCCGGGATCGACGCGATGTTCGTCCTCGAGGCCGTCGAAGGCGGCTTCGGGGAGATGGCCTGCGACCCCGACCGCGAGGCGATCGAGGAGGGCGAGTTCGGGGGGACGTTCGACCTGTACGTCGCCGCCGACGCGGGCGCGACCGTCGAGGCCGGTATCGACGCGGTGAGCCAGGTCGACGCGGTCGACGTGGCCACGGTCGAGCCGGCGCCTGGGGACGGCACGGTCGACGCGACCGAGGCCGAGTCCGACGCGACCGGCCGGTCCGAGCCCGGAGACGCCGGCGGCGCGGGCGAGGAGACCGACGACGGGGCGACCGATTCCGCAGACCCAGACCCAGACGCAGACGGCGACGGCGCCGACGGCGGGAGCGGCGACGGGTCGTCAGGCTCCGCCGGCGGTGGCGGATCGAGCACGTCGTCGTCGGACAATATCTCCTCGGTCCGAGTCGACGTGGAGCAGCTCGACGACCTGTACGGACTGGTCGAGCAGCTCGTGACCAGCCGGATCAAACTCCGCCGGGAGATGGAGGAGGCCGACATCGACTCCGACAACCTCGACGAGCTGGACAAGATCTCGACGAACCTCCAAGACACGGTGATGGACATGCGGCTCATCCCGCTGTCGGCGGTCGTCGACACGTTCCCCCGGCTCGTGCGGGATCTGGCGCGCGACCAGTCGAAGGACGTGAACTTCGACATCGACGGCCGCGACATCGAGCTGGACCGCACGATCCTCACGGAGATCCGCGACCCGCTCGTCCACATCCTCCGCAACGCCGTCGACCACGGCATCGAACCGCCCGAGGAACGCGAGGCCGCCGGAAAGGACCCGGCGGGAACCATCGAACTCCGGGCCGACCGCGAGCGCGATCACGTCACCATCGTCGTCGAGGACGACGGCGGCGGCATCGAGGCCGACGCGCTCCGGGAGAAGGCCGTCGAAAAGGGCGTGAAATCCCGCGCCGAAGTCGAGGCGATGTCCGACGCCGACGCGCGCGAGCTCGTCTTCCACCCCGGCTTCTCGACGAACGACGAGGTGACCGACGTCTCCGGCCGCGGGGTCGGGATGGACGTGGTCCGGACGACGGTGAAGGACCTCGACGGGAGCGTCACGCTCGATTCGACCCCCGGCGAGGGGACGCGCTTCGAGATCAAGCTGCCCGTCACGGTCGCCATCGTCCGCGTGATGTTCATCGAGGTCGACGGCGTCGAGTACGGCGTCCCTATCAAGAACATCGCGGAGGTGAGCCGCGCCGACGGCGTCGACGTGGCCCACGGCGACGAGGTCGTCCGCCACGACGGCGACATCTACCCGGTGGTCCGGCTGCGAGAGGTGCTCGGGACAGACACCCACGCCGGCACGCCCGGCGGCGCCGTCGCCGACGGCGGGCGCGACCACGGCGCCGAGTCTCGCGATCACGATGCCGGCTCGCACGACCGCGCCGCCGGCGACGAGGACGGCATGCTCCTGCGGATCCACGAGGAGAAGCGCCCGATCGCGCTCCACTGCGACGACGTGCTCCATCAGGAGGAGGTCGTCGTGAAGCCGCTGGAGGGCATCCTCTCGGGCATCCCCGGGCTGTCGGGGACGGCCGTCCTCGGCGACGGGGACGTGGTGAGCATCCTCGACGTCGAGACGCTCGGAGGGCGCAGATGA